The DNA window TCTGTTCTAAACAAGTGGTTCAGATCTTGCACATGTTGGGTCACACAGCCCAGTGCCCATCCCTCCCTCACTCGCTTGTCCCGGAGAAGCCAGTCAACCAGAATGTGAGTCCTTGGATCACGTCCGGTGACAGATTCCTCCGCCGTGTTGTTTCTTCAGACTCACGGCCGAGTGTCCATATAAGACCTTCCCGCCCTCCATCGTAGTCCTTATTCCCAGCCCTTCAGACCTCTCCAACCCACTGCCACTCACTTTCACtactcttcctcatcaagctAGGCATCTCAAACTTGGCACTTATTCTCTCACTATTGGCGTCATTGGTTTGATAGCGCCCTGACTACAAGCTTGTTTGAAAGCAATACAAGTCCGTACTGTTTGCTCACACATCCAACACCTTCTTCATGGCTCCTCCAAGATCCAGCCGGGTGCGGCCTTCAGAGGTCGCAGCTGATACTAAGAGAAATTTCATTCCACTTGTTAAAAAGAACTACGGAGAAGTTTTCCCACCATACTCCTACCTCTATAGACAGCCCATCATGCAACTCGCCATCCAGCGTCAGAAGCCTACGACTCGGCCACCCTCCTTTAGAATCGAAGTGGGAGACCCAGTCATGAAGGCATTGACATATGCAGCCATGGATACACAACAAAACGAGGCTATGGGAGGTCCTCGAGTGCGAATTCCGTTCATATGTGCTGCAAATGAACGGAGGCCTGGAGGTGACTGGGAAACTGGATGCGTCGGATATGAGGAGAAGCTATGCCGGCGAAGTAACCTCTCAGCCACATTGAACACGCCATGGCCGAACTCACCGGAACCCAACAACTACCCGATCCCATCACAGGGTGGCATCTTATCTGATGCTGTTGTGGTTTGCCGTGGACCACATGACCGCTACGACAGACTGGAGAGCTGGTTTGACCTACCCGTCGTGTCGGTACCACCAACCCGATGGCCCAAACTCAAAGACAACGGACTCAAGTACTCTTTTGCAGAGGAACGTGAGATGACTCGTGATAAGCTTCGCGGAGCTCTCCGTATCTGTCTTTACAACGGATATGACCGTGTTGTCATTGGGGATTTTGGCTTGGGCAATGGTTACCGCAATCCTCCTCAAGAGCTGGCAGAGCTCTGGCGGGATGTATTGCTTTTCGACCCCGACCTTCGAGGACAGTTTACATAcgttgtctttgtctttgaggaTCCCCTACAAAGCACAATGCGTCACATTATGGACGAGAttaccaagaaggagaacaagggcaAATCTAGGTCTGGATCCTCTAGCTCGTCTGGATCAAACAAAAGCCACAGTAGCGCTCCCACTGATCGTGAAATTTTCGAGCACGTCTTTAGTGCGAGTGAGGTCGACCGAGTTCTGCGACAGCCTGACCCACGATACGGACTTAACATGATTACAACATGATTTAGTTTGCATCAATCTGAGACAGATTCCAGAACACGGCTTGCCAACCCGACAGCCGTACCAGCGGAAATTTTGAGTCGGGTTTGTCGACAAAGAAAAACTTGTCTCAGGAAGACGAGCCTGTGATGACTCTGAGAGTTAGACATTTTTTTGAGGCCGACCGACTTGGCGGGACCCTTGCGAAAcgtttcttttttattttatttcaACTGTACCTTCCCGCATTCTGGCGGTCAACCGAGGAATGACAAAAAGCCAACGAGCGCTTTGGACAACTATGATTCCAAACTCGACCAACCGTCCAAGGCCAATTATGAGGCAATGCAATGGATGAGGAATCTACGGGACAGGGACCAGACGTTAGGACAGGCGCAGTGTTACGGGAGTCATGTTGGTtctttgctgttgttggttgtggtCATTTGACAAGgaatttctttttcttggtgtttgggGTTTGTGTTTGGCGCCTTATTGATTCCCGATCTACAAGTGGCCCTGTCGGGCTCCTGTATCACGACGAATAAATGATGGTATCGGCGTTGGGTGTGTCacatatatatttagctcaGCTGTTTAGGGAATCTTGTTGTTATCTCATGTCGCACACGGAAACACTGAATGCCCTTCCACAGCCTCGATCTACAATGTCGCTCGAGGGTTTGATGTGGGATGAAGTCGGCCAAGACCCCAGTCAGGTTGAGATGTGAGCACCCTATCGGTCATCAAACACTGAGAACTTGTAAGGCAGGACAGCAATTCCGAGGCACGATATCTGGATACTAGGGTTCATTGGAAGAAACATTCCCTTGCTGAATCCCTTCTGTTTCAATTAAACAAGGTGATATACGCAAGACTATTCGTCTCATATGGCCCACCTATCAGCTCTCTTTGAACGTAGTTAAACCCCGGCTTGCACTGTAGTCACAACGTGCATGCGGGTACCCCCGAAGCAGCCGGATGATCGATACGTACCGTACTTTTCTAAACGAAACAAATGCCAGGGCTGAGTATTAAGTTTAGACTTGCTCTGACTTGCTTCTCCTAAGTTCTTTGGATGTTTGATGACTTTCAAAGATACGAATCAACTTGATAGGTCAtaactaggtacctaatCATGAATCATATGAGGCTGACTACCGATGTCAGGAAGGTATCTTTGGAAGGGGTCATCAAGGATTCAGCAGTGACCTTCAACTCGACCATCAAACTACCAATGCAAGATAACGCACGCCCCTGAGTCAAGCCCTGACATCTCATCAATCAAAGATATATAcgtatataataaagcgctTGAAGTTCAGCCTCACGTGTAACGAAAGGCGGGTCTTTAGCCGCGGATGGCCGCaggggagaagaagactacACTCAACTTGGACAACTGCAGCAGATGCAGACGCAAATGCACGTCGACGATCATAGGTACGTCACTGACGGCAAATCATGTCCCGCAGAGAACCTATCTGATGAATAAGACGAGACATTGCAAGCAAGGGTTTCGAGTTACATACAACACGTACGTACTGTatagtgagtgagtgagtgagcaAGTGAGTGGGTGGGTGGGTGGGTGAGTGAGTGGCTTATGCTTCCCCATGGGCTTGTAACATGTTGTCTCCAGCTGTATGCACCGCAATCTCTGTGTTCTCCTCTCCACCGCCTCTTCAAATCTTGTATCCAAAACTTTGTCAAATAAACATTGCTCCCTCTCTCGGACTGTTGCACAAATCTCGATTGCGACACCATTACACGACATCAGCATCTCGTTACATCGCAGACCCTTTTCCACGAGGCGCAAAGAACGGTGAAGGGGGCGTACACAGAAAGTCGAGGATAGACTGTGATAATaacaaagagagagagaaactGCAAAGTGGGGAAGGGCTTTTGTTTCAGAGGAGTCATGCAAAGGAGAGTCATGCAAAGAGGCGAGATGCAGTAACACAAAAGTCTGACTGACCGCCTGAAAAAGAGATTGGCGAGGTGACAACAGAGTGTCTCTTCCTGCAAGGGAGAAACACAGCCAGCTTTGTTTTATTGCCTTCCATTGCAAGATTAAAGGCAAGTATGAATACACTTTTGCGGTGAAAGCTGTATACTTGAGTGTCTGCCATGTTACGGATGGACACATGTATCGTGCAACAATGGACAGTGAGGACGGTGTCCATGACAAGACTGAGATGGGCTCGACGATAATGTGTCGGTGTGTTCGTGCTACCCGCTACCTGTTAACCAAATCATCACCTGTCCTCTCATCCTGTCTCTCCCACCAAAGTCTTTAGTTTGTTTCTGTTACATTACTCCATAAGATAAACGACCGCTGTTATCGAGACCCGATTCTATTAAGCTGCTGGACTTTTCAACTACCAATAAGACGGTCTTAAACCTGCAAAGTTTGACAAGCTTGCCGCCGTGTGCTCCTCGCCCTCCTTCTTACGTTGTCCGCTCAGCTACAATGCATGTTAGACCTTCCTGTTGACAAGTCATGATTAGATGAAACTTACCTCCAGCTGAACACCTTTGTGAATGTGTACCAGCCAATCCACGTAACTCTGAGCCTCGTTGTTGCGATCTTCCACGAGCATACGGGCAAAGTCAAACTCGGCGCCGTCAATGCCTTGTCGAGCGAGCTGAATAGTGAGACCCTTTGAACCACGCATCGTTCGGAGGAACTCGATAATGTTGCGGACTTGAGCGTTGAGGTGAGTCTCAAGCAGTGGTAGAGCTGATGTGTAGGGGTCAAGACTCTTGAGAGAGTCCCTATCTTCTCCAAACAGATCAGAAATGAGGTTAGGAGAAGTCTGTGAGTGGAACCAAAGGAGGCACTGTTGGCCATTGTCAACCAAATACACGCCACCAGGCTCAACTCGTGAGAATGATGTGCGGATCGCAGGTGGCATCTTCAAATGGCCTGTCTCGGGGTCGGCGAAGCCCTCTTCGGGTGCGAGATTGTGAATAGGAATCATTCGCGGGTACAGATACAGGCTCAGCTCGAGAGCACCCATAGAACGAAGCATTCGCATCTCATGGACTCTGCGGTCTGAGTTCTCGACACCTCCCTTGAGTGCTCGGCActtgaggagaccaagaaggtACATGCAGTACTCCTTTAATCGCTCAGGCATGACAAGCTGTCCTGGAGGATGCTGTTGGGCGGCATGCTTTCGATAGCAAGCAAGAACGTCAATAGCCTTCTCACTTAGCCAGTGGCGGATATCCTTGAGATTACTAGATGTAGTCGCCAACTTCGTGCTGGCTTCCTTGGCCAGCATACCAATGACAGCGTCCTGATCAACAAACTTGAGGCACTCACGAATACCCTGTTCACGGGCACCTGATTCCTTGGAGGTTTCCGTAACGCTAGCAATAACATTTGAACATCGCACGCGTCGTTCGCCTGAAGCCGTTGTATAGAGGAGGGCAGACTGGAAGTGAGCATCAAGCTTGGGATCCAGCTTGCCATCGTAACTAAAGCTGACACCCATTGCCTTATCAGCATCAATGACGCCAATTTCCAGGTCTGCACCAAAGGTGTGTTGGATAAAGTTGCCATGGTAGCCCGAGACTTGGAGACCGTTGGAGCATCGGACCTTCATGAGAGCTTGGAAACCAGTCTCTCTAGTCACGGCATGTGAGATCTCAAGTGATAACTTTCGGCTATCCCTCGCAGCGATGAAGTTAGGGTAATAAAAGGTCTCTCCACCAGTGGTTGAGGAAACATGACCTAAAGAAAACATGAGATTAGCATCAGTTTATGACACTTTCAGGGGCTGGGCCTACCAATAGTCGCAATGTCAAGATAACCACCAGACGGAGCAGCAAGGAAGAAATCAGCACCGACACCGGAAGCAGCCATCTTCTCGGCAACCTTCTTCCAGGCCGGGTGCTCAGTTGTGTAGAGCTTCTTATCGATTTCACCTCCAGGGTGATTACCATTGTCACGCATGAAGAGACGACCAGGACCCCAAGTTGGCAGCGCAGAGCAAGATGCCACAATCTTGCCTCCCGTCGCCTCGAGGGCGGCAAGCGCTGAGTTCAGGGCGGCGAGAAGGGCGGGCTCGGGGTTTTTGATGGTAGAGAACATATCCGGAAGCCTAGTAAGCAGGGATGTGATCACATCCTTGGATTCATATGGGTCGACAAAGAGTCCCTCACTCAGGGGTACGAAGGGATCCTCAAGGTCAGgcatgatcatcatctgaGCTTGATCCAGGGCAGGCTGTAGACCGTTAGTGAAAGCGGCAGTATAAGCATCATTCTCAACTCACGTTGACATTGTAAAAGTGAATGTCTTTGTCGTACGTGACGAATCCAACCTTGGCACCTTCTGGTATCCTACGTTTTGGCTCTCCATTCTCATCCAACTCTTGATCTTCACCACCATATAGAGCAACACGGATACCCTCACAGAAAGCCTCGACATAACCCTTGTTGTAAGATTCTTGGGTTACGTCGATGAGGAACAACCATCGCAATCCTACGGGCTCCCTGGTCCAGTACTCTTTAGGCACAACAAACTCTACAGTTCCTCGGTGAAGCTCGGGTCGAGTGTCACGATCAACTCGGACACCTTGTGGGTTGGTTGCAGAGAAATACTCGGGAGGAGTGTCATTGGGGTATGCGCAGAGGTTGCAGACAAACTTGTTTCCACCCGAGCGGAACATCATAAAGGGGTTCATATAAGCTCGGCATCGTCTGCATCGTGGGGGTCCAGCTTCACCAAAGTCGAGGATGGGAATTTCGGCTTCTCCAGCCTGTAGCGGAGCTAGCGGCTGCAGCAAGAGTCCCAGAGAAAGGCCTGTAGCCTGGAGAGCGTCCTGAGTAGTTGGGATGTTGTTGAGTGTGAGTCGAGTGTACTTCGGTGACGAGTTGCCCTGGTCGTAGGCAACAAACGAAACGGTCGAGGGGGGAGGAACATGTCGTTCGAAGGTGGGATACACGTTCTTGAGGTAGTACTGCTGGATAGCGTCTCGCGAGGCCGGTACGCTGGGCATGTCGTCGGGTGACACTCCCTTGGGTCCGCTGGTAGACACTGAGGCTGTACCGAGGCCCTCGCCGACACCGGGTGTTCCAGCAACAGGACCAGAACCAAAAGCCGGGTTAACTGGCGCACTAAATTGACTCTGACTTTGCATCTGAGGAGTTCCCTGGGGGCTTCCAAATTGACCTCCAAAACCGGGACCGCCAGGGACGCTGTCGAGGAACTGTGTAGCCGAGGTCCCCTGGGGGGGCATGCCATTGAAGGCTTGTGAGGAGCCGGTGGGTTCAACGGTATGGTATGCATGACGatccttctttttccttctcgctGTGCCGTGTCCATCTCCCAAGTTCATTCCACCAAGCTGAGCAGCCAGTGTAGCATCTTGTGACggaggagcttgacctggaggagcctgagcctgaggaGGCGCATAACCATATCCGGGAGCTGGTGCAGGTGAGCCAGTCATAGGAGGAGGCGCTTGCTGGCCTCCGAGATATTGGGGTGCTCCATATGGTGATGCTTGTTGTTGGTAAGGTGAGGGAGCGATTGGCGGTTGGAACTGTTGCGCAGAGGGTTGAGATGTTCGGTCGGGATCATTGGGGTCAATGACCTCGCCATGTCCAAGAGCATGGTACTGAGCGTAGTCGGCCATTGCGACGTTGAGGCTCGAGAAGCGAAAGGGACGAAAGTATCGAGGGCAAGTATCGATCTATCGGATGAGCGTGTGCCCAGTAAAGGAGACGTGGGGCAATGAAATATACCGTaggatgatggatggcggTAGCTAAAGCTTCAATAACATGGGACAAGAGAATTCGACAAAGAAATTATATGCAGAAAATCACGAACATGGTCTCTCAAGTCCGCACCCAAGCTGAAgaccttcttttttcttcacCGAAGATTTCAGGAGCAGAATCGAGATGCTATCGTTGATGATAGGTGTCCTGCCTGCCTCGCTGGCCTTTTCTGGTGCACCTTCCGGTTGGACATTCTGGGCGATCGTGTTCCGTGTCCCACCTTACTCTGATTGGTAAGGCTTGAAGTATAAAATGGAATGTGCACTGTACAGGTGGACTGTGATCTATAAGACGGTCATGTGATGCTTCAGCATAGCATTTGATAAGTGTAAGTAATGATGCGCATAGCCAACGACATGATGCCATAGGTCTCGCTCAACAACTGGGTAAATGATTTTGTGTGTGAATACAGACCAGAGGCTTCCAAAGTAATATGGAGAGTAGCAAAGCCATTTGCCATGCTCAACTTGAGAGGGAACTCAACCCATGTGTTGATGCTAACCTAGACCTGCAAAACCAACGGCTTTTCTGTAACAATATCGTCTTCCTGTAAGCTCGTGGAAGCAGCGGATATAGTTCCGCTTTCTGTTATGTTTCATGTACCTCTGGTTGCTTTTTTACTGTGACGGTTATCTTTGTGGCAGAGGGATGTTCTTATTCTTATTCTGGGATGAGTCTTATCTTTGTTTCTAACGCTACAACTCATCGGCGAATCTTGATATGACAATACTACATCTGACAACGCGGCAGCCAATAAACTTCTACAAACCCAGACGAAGCAAACACTGACTCTTGATAAAAATAGGCCTATAGACGAATCAAAGTGTTACCGTTTGGAGACAAGCCAAGCCGTGCCTGAGAAGCCCGCGATCGGGTGGGGTGAATTATCACATCCTCATCACGAATATAACGGCGAGCAAAAAATAGTGTACAGATCTCAAATCAAGGTCAGTAACTCGCATCTTAAGATTGCtagatattttaaaaagcGGGCGTGTGTTCCATATGATTTAGCGCCAAGACGATAAGGCTGTTGAATTGGGCGCAAGCTCTCATGATGCCACGTCCCGCCCCTCACTTGACGTAACGCGTCAATTGCGACGATGAAGCCAGAGGTGAAGCTTCGAAGTGGCTGGAAATGTTATTATGTTGAGGTTACAGGATGTTGACATTCTCCACCCTCAAGCGTTgtaaataagttaaagacCAATATGTAATGACAAAGAATTGCAAATGCCCTAAGTTAGATCTGTCTCGGGTTGGCCACGTATGAACGGCATACGTACAATGAGTAGGTTGCCATAAGTGTCGGTAAATCCAATGTGAAATAGCAATAAGTATCATACGGACAAaaacgaagaagaagagaaataatGAAGCACCTTAAAGAGAGTCCATGAGATGTGTGGATGCGAACCGTAGACTATTCACCATTCGGTGTTGCTTCTTTGACGCCTCCCACCGTGTAAGTCGTGATGCAACATCTTCGCCCTCTCAAGAGCCGATGGTGATATTTTATTCAAcgaaaaaaagtaaaaatgcACTTAAGTTGCACCTGAATACTTTCCGACTAGTAAACGATGCAAAGTTGGCTTGTGATGTGGTGTGTGGTGGTTTACCGATTAGACAGTGGTGGGATGCGGATAGCTTCAGAAACGACGCGCGATGTTGAGAAATGGACTTGTTAGTGACTTTGAGCAATATGGATCATATATTTATCGAATCGAGCCAGGACAATGTAGAAACTACACTATCGTGGTCGCTGTTTCTtaaaaaggcattaaaaagCTTCGCAGGAGCATATTTATCACTGTATCAGCCGTAAATCGGAATGCGACAACGAGCATGGCTCATTCAATCGCCGCTCAACGGTTCTCGAGCGCGAAGGGAGGCTTATATATCAGTCGCAATAAGTCAGCGAATCCTCCACCTAATTTGGAACGGAAAAGATTGCCCGAGACTcgcaagaagacaaagaaatcGAGTCATTCATCTCTTGGACAATGGTCGTCGAAGAAGCGAGAGAATCGAGGGAAATGGATGCTCGGGGGCATGAGTTGCGCTCGCATTTTGCCAGACTCTAGATCACACAGAGATACACCTCACCCAAGGTGATGTCTGGGCTGGCCAATCAGAAAAATGGTCACTTGCCCAGGATTATTTTGGCATTTTTGGTGCCCCATTTTCCCAAGTGCCATATCTTGGAGGGTCCAGGCTTGGCATCTCTCTAactttgatgagctggatgTGGCTGGACCGAAATAGTGCAAGAGATTGTGAGTTATGCAGCGAGCCTCGGCCAATCCAGAAGCGCGATAAGAAAGTTCACGTGCTCTATGAAGGTCTTGTCGCTCTTGTGCGCTGTTTTGTGCAATGGCATGCCAGCGGGTGCTAAGTGTGCATGCGCATTTTTAGTGTGGCGCTTTAAATGCCCCTCCTCCCAATCGGGGCAAGTGGGCCTATGGCAGGTGAGCAAGACGGGAGAGTCGCGAAGATGTAAGAGGAGAGCAGCGCAGGAGCAGGAGCTTGGGGAGGAGAGTGATTGCGCTCTGCCCCCGCCGAATATATAAACATGGCCCATCCCCTCCACGCGCCCGACCAAGATAGTTCTACTCGTCGTTTGCTCTCTAGTCTCTTAATCGTCTTCCAAAGCCTTCACTCGTCTTCAAACGTCTTTGTCGCGTCTCAATTACCATCCCAACTACCCGTCTTTATTCAAAGCATCTCAACCCACACAACCCACCACAATGCCTCCCAAAGCCGCTGCCGCCGCTCCCAAGAAGTCTGGCCACGCCAGTTATCAGGTGAGTTCATTCATTCTCGAGATATTTCTTCTGGATTGGTCGCTAACAATTAAATTTCAGGACATGATCACTGATGCCATTGTCAACGTATGTGAATTCTGATAGCCCCCCATTCATGTCGCGTCCATCATCGCGCACTCAGTCTTCGGTCGCGGATGAGGCTATCGCCACACGCCCGACCGACGATTTCACCTCACTCATTCTCTTCATTCGTTTTCACTCACTAACGTGTTTTTGCATTCAACAGCTCAAGGACCGAAAGGGCTCTAGGTAAGCTTCATTTCTCATTTATCCTCGTCGCGCAACTCACTCACGTTGTCGCCTTTCTTTCCCCTCTTTCCCACCAGCTACTGACTCGCCGCACAGCCGTCAatccttgaagaagtatgtcaaggccaacaacACTCTCAATGTCACCGACAACATGTTCGACtctctcttcaacaaggccTTGAAGGCTGGTGTCGACAAGGGTGTCTTTGAGCAGCCCAAGGGTCCCTCCGGTGGTaccaagctcgccaagaagcagcctGAGGCGAAGAAGCCCGCTGCTCCTAAGAagcctgctgctgagaagaaggaggccgctgagaagcctgctgccaagaagcctgCTACTAAGAAGGCCGCCGCccccaagaaggctgctaccgagaagaaggctgctgcccccaagaaggccgccgctgagaagaagacgaccgagaagaaggccgacaaggccgagaaggctgagaagcctgCTCCTGCCAAGAAGCCCGCCGCtcccaagaaggctgctgctaCCAAGAAGGTATGTGTTGACTCAGCTACCCTCCCATCACATCCTCTAACATTCTATCCAGGCcgacaaggctgagaagcccgAGACCGCTCttacaaagacaaagacaggTCGCgtcaccaagaccaccaaggcAGCACCCGTAAAGAAGACTGCTGCACCTAAGAAGGCAGCACCCAAGAAGGCCGCTGCCAAGGCGTAAATGACGCTGAGCAGTATTGAACTTAAATTAATGACGGCCACGGCGTTAAAGGATCTGTTCACGGCAAGGGTACGGAAAGTACGGCTACTGGTATTTTGATGGTTTGGTTCGGAGCGCGGTATTATCGGCTGTTTGTTTACACGTGCACGCGGAGACTCGCGTCTGTATGATTCTACCCTCAGCCATCTCATTATGTTGGAGGTGGTACACTAGAAGTGAGGGTCATTTCTATGCGATTTTGTCCCCTGTATTCTTATCTTATATGACATGACAGAGTCTTCTTACGGCGTGTCATGGTTTCAAACAGTGCTGGAGGGGACGGTCGGCGTGTTTTTGGAGAGGGCAAAAGTCTCGGTTGTGGGTGAGGAAGGGTTGTTTGCGATTATACCACTGTCGCTGTTTTGAGTTATTCGATTTGAACTACGCAATGAACATTTTTCAAGATTCCTCTTCATTCCATGATAATTCATGATTTTCGGATATTCCGTGAGGTATGAGCGAGCACGATTATGTGACGCGCTGTCTTTAGGGCTTGTTTACGTGGGTTGAGGTGAAGCGTGTCTCGACTCTTTGCCAGGGGTGTTTCACGTGGGTCGCCAACATGCTCTGACTGACGAACGAAACAATAGACTAGGTACGTGACGTGGAGGAAAAGGCGGTCTTGGGCGTCTAACGCTTTAGACGGGTATGAAAAGAGCGCAATCTAATACGATAATTGCCTGTTGGTGGTCTGAACCTGTAGAGCATTTACGCGTCAGCCTTGTTCTGGGTGTAAGTGAGTCCGGGTATATTCGTATTCGCGGTTTCTGGAGCGCGAGTGCAAATCCCAAGCCTTGTTCGCCACAATAGAATTGTTGCTTCGAGACAAGAGCTTTCTAGTCATTTATCATAGTTGTCATCTTGCCTTGGCTGAGGTATTGGCACTCGCCGCCATATCATGGTTGAGTGTGTCGCTGACCTGCTGGTGAGGATTGTAGTCGAGAAAAGTGGAACCATGAAACTTTTGGCTTGGCACCCGTGGTGTCTCCCTAgataactacctacctagacaACTCACTCTTCAAGGCTTGCTAAGTATGTGAGCAGGTAGGAGGACACTCAGGGACTACTTAGAAGAGTCTTGTCAAAGAGTGCCTTTCACAGATGACATGATGACTCATTTGGCGGCCTATATGGCCAAGACACAGAGTCTACAGACTCTTCGCACACAGGTAGTCAGCAAGACAGACATTGGATCTCAGCGTCTATTTCGAAACCGTATCGTCCGGGGCGTGAGATGAGACATTTCAGCTACAGATATCGACCTGTCGTCACAACTCACGTGCCTCAGGTCCCAACGTGAAGCTTAACCAAACGCTTGTACCTGTACTTCCTTGCAGCACAGATTACCGAGCGAAGAGCTATGACAGTACGTATCCTGCTTGTAGGGACCACAATGCCCAAACGTCAGCGGTATTTCTGCCCCTCGTAAGCTCCGGGCTGGCCCATGCTTCTTCATGCCCGTCAATGATTATCGCCTGTTTCGTTCTGTTTCGTTCTCTTGAGTCGACTCTGTTCGTTGTCTCTCTCCCCTGTCCCATCCTGTCCAGTCTGTCCAGTCCAGTCTGTCCAGTCCAGCCTATTTTAGGCTTCTGTTTCGTGCCACGGACGGTTCATCTCCCTGAAAGTGACTCGATTCTGTGCTGGGTCCAGGCACCGTTAGCGATAAGATATTGACCCTGGGGTCTGAAGGCGCTGACGACTTCAACCCACTTTGGACGCCTCTTGGGTGGCATCGCCAgatttcttttcctttccccAGTGACTCAAGACCTCGTTTGGTACAAACAACAGCTCAGGTTGTGTGTACCTTAGCATTCTTGCTGCGACGTccccctccagctcctgaCCGATCATTCCGGGGGCCACTTGCTGCGCTGTGTTACGCCTGAACTCATTTCCTCACAAGGctacctactccgtacctacctatctacGGTACCTTGCCTGCAAGACCTGTGCTTTGTTGACCTCAAAAAATCTACTATTGTCTTGTTCTGCCTCGTTTCCGTCTTATCTGCGCTGCG is part of the Fusarium fujikuroi IMI 58289 draft genome, chromosome FFUJ_chr07 genome and encodes:
- a CDS encoding related to COPII coated vesicle component SEC24; amino-acid sequence: MADYAQYHALGHGEVIDPNDPDRTSQPSAQQFQPPIAPSPYQQQASPYGAPQYLGGQQAPPPMTGSPAPAPGYGYAPPQAQAPPGQAPPSQDATLAAQLGGMNLGDGHGTARRKKKDRHAYHTVEPTGSSQAFNGMPPQGTSATQFLDSVPGGPGFGGQFGSPQGTPQMQSQSQFSAPVNPAFGSGPVAGTPGVGEGLGTASVSTSGPKGVSPDDMPSVPASRDAIQQYYLKNVYPTFERHVPPPSTVSFVAYDQGNSSPKYTRLTLNNIPTTQDALQATGLSLGLLLQPLAPLQAGEAEIPILDFGEAGPPRCRRCRAYMNPFMMFRSGGNKFVCNLCAYPNDTPPEYFSATNPQGVRVDRDTRPELHRGTVEFVVPKEYWTREPVGLRWLFLIDVTQESYNKGYVEAFCEGIRVALYGGEDQELDENGEPKRRIPEGAKVGFVTYDKDIHFYNVNPALDQAQMMIMPDLEDPFVPLSEGLFVDPYESKDVITSLLTRLPDMFSTIKNPEPALLAALNSALAALEATGGKIVASCSALPTWGPGRLFMRDNGNHPGGEIDKKLYTTEHPAWKKVAEKMAASGVGADFFLAAPSGGYLDIATIGHVSSTTGGETFYYPNFIAARDSRKLSLEISHAVTRETGFQALMKVRCSNGLQVSGYHGNFIQHTFGADLEIGVIDADKAMGVSFSYDGKLDPKLDAHFQSALLYTTASGERRVRCSNVIASVTETSKESGAREQGIRECLKFVDQDAVIGMLAKEASTKLATTSSNLKDIRHWLSEKAIDVLACYRKHAAQQHPPGQLVMPERLKEYCMYLLGLLKCRALKGGVENSDRRVHEMRMLRSMGALELSLYLYPRMIPIHNLAPEEGFADPETGHLKMPPAIRTSFSRVEPGGVYLVDNGQQCLLWFHSQTSPNLISDLFGEDRDSLKSLDPYTSALPLLETHLNAQVRNIIEFLRTMRGSKGLTIQLARQGIDGAEFDFARMLVEDRNNEAQSYVDWLVHIHKGVQLELSGQRKKEGEEHTAASLSNFAGLRPSYW
- a CDS encoding related to HHO1-histone H1 protein, with the protein product MPPKAAAAAPKKSGHASYQDMITDAIVNLKDRKGSSRQSLKKYVKANNTLNVTDNMFDSLFNKALKAGVDKGVFEQPKGPSGGTKLAKKQPEAKKPAAPKKPAAEKKEAAEKPAAKKPATKKAAAPKKAATEKKAAAPKKAAAEKKTTEKKADKAEKAEKPAPAKKPAAPKKAAATKKADKAEKPETALTKTKTGRVTKTTKAAPVKKTAAPKKAAPKKAAAKA